One window from the genome of Bacteroidales bacterium encodes:
- a CDS encoding T9SS type A sorting domain-containing protein yields MKPKLLFSAIFLCLAGMAYGQWTYTNLSEAKLNMGSASLGNKVWFGGGTNWASYLADVELYDISTGYLEPAGNLFVSRFFVGGSVSCGSKIFFAGGYDDAVSYNIVDIFDTLTQEWSVELLSVDRFSLAAVSHGNIVMFAGGIQMQGAPNFKNTVDIYNIETGEWETPTTLSQARGGIAATVAGNLAIFAGGWINVSGVTSNKVDIYNFTTKTWSQATLSQARAYASAATVGSKVIIAGGITSINNPTNRVDIYDVETGIWTQANLSTPRSFNENGATINGKVYFPGGGIFHGSGFNTASNVIDVYDAASNSWSVMNLQTARVEHSVIAVGDYLVVAGGRDNYGPLSSVEIYYDAPPSNIIHVPGDYPTIQAGINAATPGDTVLVADGLYYENINMMGKKPLVVASHFIMTGDTNHIANTIINGSQGLNPDKGSVIIFESGEDTTSIVCGFTITAGKGTIIPTTNYRAGGGVFVIGSGCKLENNYIEYNQMVSDNYTLGGGICAGGPTAPLPWIVLRNNRINHNTAISNYDQGSGGGMEIYYNLILENNQISYNKTKGINFAIGGGARLLTAFGPIELNVRDNHVTHNIAESGGQNTILVISGGVTLNGDVSGTFANNVVSDNQNITENNALNYGPGLCVDEAFAGNLLVENNFLINNSFTGGTCIGGGLSIYNSRGIFQNNVIMGNSATNGGGIAIEENLSYNAILINNTVTGNNANTGTGLWASTAKAVVVNTIIYNNTPPGGNSIFEQNSNLEVHYSDIEADGIWPGEGNLNCDPSFLEDGYHLDYTCQLLNMGTAAFDLNGVMYYCPEYDIDGEERPFGGAGPEIGADELMTLVSIKNPVAVHPTAVTLYPNPASDWITISTEDGIVIRQVTLTNRLGQEVCTGLPETNRLDVSGLSPGLYILSVLTNRGEVKQKVIIE; encoded by the coding sequence ATGAAACCAAAACTACTCTTTTCAGCAATTTTCCTCTGCCTGGCCGGGATGGCTTACGGGCAATGGACGTACACAAATTTATCAGAAGCCAAATTAAACATGGGGTCAGCCTCATTAGGCAACAAGGTGTGGTTTGGAGGTGGTACTAATTGGGCCTCATATCTTGCAGATGTTGAATTGTACGACATTTCAACTGGTTACCTGGAACCAGCCGGAAATTTGTTTGTGTCCAGGTTCTTTGTTGGCGGCTCTGTTAGCTGCGGTTCAAAAATTTTCTTTGCCGGTGGCTACGACGATGCAGTATCCTACAACATTGTGGATATTTTTGACACCCTCACCCAGGAATGGTCGGTTGAACTGCTTTCCGTTGACAGGTTCTCATTGGCAGCAGTAAGCCATGGAAATATAGTCATGTTTGCCGGCGGAATTCAGATGCAGGGCGCCCCGAATTTTAAAAATACCGTGGATATTTACAATATCGAAACAGGAGAGTGGGAAACACCCACAACCCTTTCACAGGCAAGAGGCGGCATTGCAGCGACAGTTGCCGGCAACCTTGCCATTTTTGCCGGAGGGTGGATTAATGTATCAGGAGTTACTTCTAACAAGGTTGATATTTATAATTTCACAACGAAAACATGGAGCCAGGCCACCCTTTCGCAGGCAAGAGCTTATGCAAGTGCGGCAACTGTGGGAAGCAAGGTGATCATTGCCGGTGGGATTACCTCAATAAACAATCCAACCAATCGTGTTGATATTTACGATGTTGAAACAGGAATATGGACCCAGGCAAACCTATCTACCCCGAGATCGTTTAATGAAAATGGTGCAACCATCAACGGCAAAGTTTATTTTCCGGGGGGAGGGATTTTCCATGGGAGCGGGTTTAATACTGCCTCAAATGTAATAGATGTTTATGATGCCGCGTCCAACTCCTGGTCGGTGATGAACCTGCAGACAGCAAGAGTAGAGCATTCGGTAATTGCTGTTGGCGACTACCTGGTAGTTGCTGGTGGGAGAGACAATTACGGTCCGCTTTCTTCGGTTGAAATCTATTATGATGCACCGCCCAGCAACATCATTCACGTCCCCGGCGATTACCCCACCATCCAGGCCGGGATCAATGCCGCCACGCCCGGCGATACCGTGCTGGTGGCTGATGGGCTGTATTACGAAAACATCAACATGATGGGGAAAAAGCCGCTCGTTGTGGCCAGTCATTTCATCATGACCGGCGATACCAACCACATAGCCAATACGATTATTAATGGTAGCCAGGGGCTGAACCCCGATAAAGGATCGGTCATCATTTTTGAGTCGGGTGAAGACACAACCTCAATAGTCTGTGGCTTTACAATTACGGCAGGAAAAGGAACCATAATTCCCACTACCAATTACAGGGCAGGAGGAGGTGTGTTCGTGATAGGCTCAGGTTGTAAACTGGAAAATAATTACATCGAATACAACCAGATGGTTAGCGATAATTACACGCTTGGCGGAGGTATTTGTGCAGGGGGGCCAACAGCACCCTTACCGTGGATAGTACTCCGGAATAATCGTATTAATCACAACACGGCCATCAGCAACTATGACCAGGGATCGGGAGGTGGTATGGAAATCTACTATAATTTGATTCTGGAAAATAACCAGATTTCTTACAATAAAACCAAAGGAATCAACTTTGCCATTGGCGGCGGTGCAAGATTGTTAACCGCCTTCGGACCTATAGAACTGAATGTCAGGGACAACCACGTTACCCATAATATTGCAGAATCAGGCGGGCAAAATACAATCCTGGTGATAAGCGGCGGGGTAACCCTTAACGGGGATGTTTCCGGTACGTTTGCAAATAATGTTGTTTCGGACAACCAGAACATCACTGAAAACAATGCACTGAATTACGGCCCGGGACTTTGTGTGGATGAGGCTTTTGCAGGAAACCTGCTGGTAGAAAATAATTTCCTGATCAACAACAGCTTTACCGGTGGGACTTGCATTGGCGGTGGACTGAGTATTTACAATTCGAGGGGGATATTCCAGAATAATGTTATCATGGGAAATTCGGCTACAAATGGCGGAGGAATTGCGATTGAAGAAAACCTTTCATACAACGCAATCCTCATAAATAATACAGTAACGGGAAATAATGCAAACACCGGCACCGGTCTATGGGCATCAACGGCAAAAGCTGTGGTGGTTAACACGATCATTTACAACAATACGCCTCCCGGAGGTAATTCCATCTTTGAACAAAACAGTAACCTTGAGGTACACTACTCCGACATCGAGGCCGATGGTATCTGGCCCGGCGAAGGGAACCTGAACTGTGATCCCTCTTTCCTCGAAGACGGCTATCACCTCGATTATACCTGCCAGTTGCTGAACATGGGAACGGCTGCTTTCGATCTGAACGGGGTGATGTATTATTGCCCGGAGTATGACATTGATGGCGAGGAAAGGCCATTTGGCGGCGCCGGTCCCGAAATCGGTGCTGATGAACTGATGACCCTTGTCTCCATCAAAAATCCTGTTGCGGTACATCCAACTGCAGTAACTCTCTACCCCAACCCCGCCAGTGACTGGATCACCATTTCCACCGAAGACGGCATTGTCATCCGCCAGGTTACACTAACCAACCGGCTGGGGCAGGAGGTTTGCACCGGACTTCCGGAAACCAACCGGCTCGACGTCTCCGGGCTAAGCCCGGGCTTGTACATCCTTTCCGTCCTGACCAACCGGGGCGAAGTAAAGCAGAAAGTGATTATTGAGTAA